A DNA window from Strix aluco isolate bStrAlu1 chromosome 6, bStrAlu1.hap1, whole genome shotgun sequence contains the following coding sequences:
- the STRADB gene encoding STE20-related kinase adapter protein beta isoform X3, translating to MSCLDCSCILRTPVESIRPEELSQSSVHECLADSDLAWIPPSTGRNEMVFCSSNVSHYELQLEIGRRFNNLTSVYLARHTPTGMQVAVRITDLENCSEEHLKALQNEVVLSHFFQHPNVMTLWTVFTAGSWLWVISPFMAYGSARHLLKTYFPEGMSEALIGNILFGAIRGLNYMHQNGYIHRNIKASHILISGDGLVSLSGLNNLYSLVNNGQKSKVVYDFPQFSTSVLPWLSPELLRQDLSGYNMKSDIYSVGITACELANGHVPFQDMPRTQMLLQKLKGPTYCPWDINTFPRGESRMKNSRSGVDSGIGESMTRTMTSERLQLPFSKTFSPAFHNLVELCLQQDPEKRPSASSLLSHTFFRQIRVLGTALNSSWD from the exons ATGTCTTGTTTG GACTGTTCCTGTATTCTACGTACACCAGTTGAATCAATCAGACCAGAAGAGCTATCTCAGAGCAGTGTCCATGAATGCCTG GCTGATTCTGATCTAGCCTGGATTCCCCCATCTACAGGAAGGAATGAAATGGTATTTTGCTCTTCTAATGTCTCTCACTATGAACTCCAGCTGGAAATAG GAAGGAGGTTCAACAATTTAACTTCAGTCTACCTTGCACGGCATACGCCTACAGGCATGCAAGTTGCTGTAAGGATCACAGACCTAGAAAATTGCTCTGAAGAGCATTTGAAAGCCTTACAG AATGAGGTGGTTTTATCCCACTTTTTCCAGCATCCCAATGTAATGACGCTTTGGACAGTGTTTACAGCTGGTAGTTGGCTTTGGGTCATCTCCCCATTCATGGCCTATG GTTCAGCTAGACACCTGCTGAAGACTTACTTTCCTGAAGGAATGAGTGAAGCTTTGATAGGGAACATTCTGTTTGGTGCAATCAGAGGACTAAATTACATGCACCAGAATGGCTACATTCACAG GAATATTAAAGCTAGCCACATTCTGATTTCAGGGGATGGGCTGGTTTCTCTCTCTGGCTTAAACAACCTCTACAGTTTAGTTAACAATGGACAAAAGTCAAAGGTGGTATATGATTTCCCCCAGTTTAGCACATCTGTGCTTCCTTGGCTGAGTCCTGAACTACTGAGACAG GATTTGTCTGGGTATAACATGAAGTCTGACATTTACAGTGTGGGAATTACAGCATGTGAATTAGCCAATGGACATGTTCCATTTCAAGATATGCCTCGCACTCAG ATGCTTCTGCAAAAGCTGAAAGGTCCCACGTATTGTCCTTGGGACATAAACACCTTTCCCCGTGGGGAATCCAGGATGAAGAATTCCCGATCAGGTGTTGATTCTGGAATTGGTGAGAGCATGACACGTACAATGACCAGTGAAAGACTACAACTTcccttttccaaaacattttcacCTGCTTTCCACAACTTGGTAGAGCTTTGCTTGCAACAGGACCCTGAGAAAAG GCCATCAGCCAGCAGTTTGCTTTCGCATACGTTCTTCAGACAG ATCAGAGTTCTTGGCACTGCCCTCAACAGCAGTTGGGACTGA
- the STRADB gene encoding STE20-related kinase adapter protein beta isoform X2 — MSCLDCSCILRTPVESIRPEELSQSSVHECLADSDLAWIPPSTGRNEMVFCSSNVSHYELQLEIGRRFNNLTSVYLARHTPTGMQVAVRITDLENCSEEHLKALQHPNVMTLWTVFTAGSWLWVISPFMAYGSARHLLKTYFPEGMSEALIGNILFGAIRGLNYMHQNGYIHRNIKASHILISGDGLVSLSGLNNLYSLVNNGQKSKVVYDFPQFSTSVLPWLSPELLRQDLSGYNMKSDIYSVGITACELANGHVPFQDMPRTQMLLQKLKGPTYCPWDINTFPRGESRMKNSRSGVDSGIGESMTRTMTSERLQLPFSKTFSPAFHNLVELCLQQDPEKRPSASSLLSHTFFRQIKEQTQNSLLSLLPPPIQNNRSEFLALPSTAVGTELGNLTANQDDTDWEF; from the exons ATGTCTTGTTTG GACTGTTCCTGTATTCTACGTACACCAGTTGAATCAATCAGACCAGAAGAGCTATCTCAGAGCAGTGTCCATGAATGCCTG GCTGATTCTGATCTAGCCTGGATTCCCCCATCTACAGGAAGGAATGAAATGGTATTTTGCTCTTCTAATGTCTCTCACTATGAACTCCAGCTGGAAATAG GAAGGAGGTTCAACAATTTAACTTCAGTCTACCTTGCACGGCATACGCCTACAGGCATGCAAGTTGCTGTAAGGATCACAGACCTAGAAAATTGCTCTGAAGAGCATTTGAAAGCCTTACAG CATCCCAATGTAATGACGCTTTGGACAGTGTTTACAGCTGGTAGTTGGCTTTGGGTCATCTCCCCATTCATGGCCTATG GTTCAGCTAGACACCTGCTGAAGACTTACTTTCCTGAAGGAATGAGTGAAGCTTTGATAGGGAACATTCTGTTTGGTGCAATCAGAGGACTAAATTACATGCACCAGAATGGCTACATTCACAG GAATATTAAAGCTAGCCACATTCTGATTTCAGGGGATGGGCTGGTTTCTCTCTCTGGCTTAAACAACCTCTACAGTTTAGTTAACAATGGACAAAAGTCAAAGGTGGTATATGATTTCCCCCAGTTTAGCACATCTGTGCTTCCTTGGCTGAGTCCTGAACTACTGAGACAG GATTTGTCTGGGTATAACATGAAGTCTGACATTTACAGTGTGGGAATTACAGCATGTGAATTAGCCAATGGACATGTTCCATTTCAAGATATGCCTCGCACTCAG ATGCTTCTGCAAAAGCTGAAAGGTCCCACGTATTGTCCTTGGGACATAAACACCTTTCCCCGTGGGGAATCCAGGATGAAGAATTCCCGATCAGGTGTTGATTCTGGAATTGGTGAGAGCATGACACGTACAATGACCAGTGAAAGACTACAACTTcccttttccaaaacattttcacCTGCTTTCCACAACTTGGTAGAGCTTTGCTTGCAACAGGACCCTGAGAAAAG GCCATCAGCCAGCAGTTTGCTTTCGCATACGTTCTTCAGACAG ataaaagaacaaacacagaatTCACTACTGTCTCTATTACCACCTCCTATTCAAAATAACAGATCAGAGTTCTTGGCACTGCCCTCAACAGCAGTTGGGACTGAACTTGGAAATCTTACTGCAAATCAAGATGATACAGACTGGGAATTCTAA
- the TMEM237 gene encoding transmembrane protein 237, which translates to MGKKQVCPPRALPPVPRYEIPLSRPKKRKPKGKTPLDGIVQAAVRRQSESSEPLTPEPHDVPPQRKRKKKKVPTDSETSFTQQNVASLFQNGNGMDVPETEETVIRKQRKRTKKPRPAEMPCSNELEVEEEDIIEDEHRKSPDQQPVFAAPTGISQPVSKVFVEKNRRFQAADRAELIKTTENINVLLDVKASWTTRDVALSVHRSFRVIGLFTHGFLAGYAVWNIIVIYILAGNQLSTVSNLLEQYKTLAYPAQSLFYLLLSISTVSAFDRIDLAKASVALRGFLTLDPAAVASFLYFSALILSLSQQMTCDRINLYTPPSENGSIWTAGAEEEIVQPWVVVNLVVSILVGTSWIFLSYRPELDHSEELMFHADIEEFPQGDIIPRVQP; encoded by the exons ATGGGAAAGAAACAAGTG TGCCCGCCTCGTGCCCTCCCTCCAGTGCCAAGGT ATGAAATTCCACTCAGTCGTCCCAAAAAAAGGAAACCCAAAGGAAAGACTCCATTAG ATGGCATCGTCCAAGCAGCAGTTCGTCGGCAGTCTGAAAGCAGTGAGCCCCTAACTCCTGAACCTCATGATGTCCCTCCTCAGAGGAAACGCAAGAAGAAGAAAGTACCGACAG aTTCTGAGACCTCTTTTACCCAGCAAAATGTTGCATCCCTATTTCAGAATGGAAATGGCATGGATGTCCCTGAAACTGAAGAAACAGTGATCCGCAAACAGAGGAAAAGAACCAA GAAACCTCGGCCAGCCGAAATGCCCTGTTCCAATGAGCTGGAAGTGGAGGAGGAAGACATCATTGAAGACGAGCACAGAAAAAGCCCAGATCAGCAGCCTGTGTTTGCTGCTCCCACTGGAATTAGCCAGCCTGTTAGCAAAGTGTTTGTTGAAAAAAATC ggcgTTTTCAGGCAGCTGATCGTGCAGAATTgattaaaaccactgaaaatatcAATGTACTTCTGGATGTGAAGGCTTCCTGGACTACCAGAGATGTTGCCCTCTCAGTACACCGAAGTTTCAG GGTGATTGGACTCTTTACCCATGGCTTCCTTGCTGGGTACGCTGTATGGAACATCATTGTTATCTACATTTTGGCAGGAAATCAGCTTTCCACAGTTTCTAACCTGCTCGAGCAGTATAAGACACTAGCATACCCAGCTCAAAGTTTGTTCTATTTGTTGCTGTCTATCAGTACAGTCTCAGCTTTTGACAG GATTGATCTGGCAAAAGCATCAGTTGCACTGAGGGGCTTTCTTACCCTAGACCCAGCAGCAGTAGCCTCTTTCT TGTACTTCTCTGCACTTATCTTATCCTTGAGCCAGCAGATGACATGTGACAGAATTAACCTCTACACACCACCTTCGGAAAATGGCAGCATCTG GACGGCAGGTGCAGAAGAAGAAATTGTTCAGCCATGGGTTGTGGTGAATCTGGTAGTGTCTATTCTAGTTGGGACAAGTTGGATCTTCTTGTCTTACCGACCAGAGCTAGACCACAGTGAAG aactGATGTTTCATGCTGACATAGAGGAATTCCCCCAGGGAGATATCATACCCAGAGTCCAGCCATAG
- the STRADB gene encoding STE20-related kinase adapter protein beta isoform X1: MSCLDCSCILRTPVESIRPEELSQSSVHECLADSDLAWIPPSTGRNEMVFCSSNVSHYELQLEIGRRFNNLTSVYLARHTPTGMQVAVRITDLENCSEEHLKALQNEVVLSHFFQHPNVMTLWTVFTAGSWLWVISPFMAYGSARHLLKTYFPEGMSEALIGNILFGAIRGLNYMHQNGYIHRNIKASHILISGDGLVSLSGLNNLYSLVNNGQKSKVVYDFPQFSTSVLPWLSPELLRQDLSGYNMKSDIYSVGITACELANGHVPFQDMPRTQMLLQKLKGPTYCPWDINTFPRGESRMKNSRSGVDSGIGESMTRTMTSERLQLPFSKTFSPAFHNLVELCLQQDPEKRPSASSLLSHTFFRQIKEQTQNSLLSLLPPPIQNNRSEFLALPSTAVGTELGNLTANQDDTDWEF; the protein is encoded by the exons ATGTCTTGTTTG GACTGTTCCTGTATTCTACGTACACCAGTTGAATCAATCAGACCAGAAGAGCTATCTCAGAGCAGTGTCCATGAATGCCTG GCTGATTCTGATCTAGCCTGGATTCCCCCATCTACAGGAAGGAATGAAATGGTATTTTGCTCTTCTAATGTCTCTCACTATGAACTCCAGCTGGAAATAG GAAGGAGGTTCAACAATTTAACTTCAGTCTACCTTGCACGGCATACGCCTACAGGCATGCAAGTTGCTGTAAGGATCACAGACCTAGAAAATTGCTCTGAAGAGCATTTGAAAGCCTTACAG AATGAGGTGGTTTTATCCCACTTTTTCCAGCATCCCAATGTAATGACGCTTTGGACAGTGTTTACAGCTGGTAGTTGGCTTTGGGTCATCTCCCCATTCATGGCCTATG GTTCAGCTAGACACCTGCTGAAGACTTACTTTCCTGAAGGAATGAGTGAAGCTTTGATAGGGAACATTCTGTTTGGTGCAATCAGAGGACTAAATTACATGCACCAGAATGGCTACATTCACAG GAATATTAAAGCTAGCCACATTCTGATTTCAGGGGATGGGCTGGTTTCTCTCTCTGGCTTAAACAACCTCTACAGTTTAGTTAACAATGGACAAAAGTCAAAGGTGGTATATGATTTCCCCCAGTTTAGCACATCTGTGCTTCCTTGGCTGAGTCCTGAACTACTGAGACAG GATTTGTCTGGGTATAACATGAAGTCTGACATTTACAGTGTGGGAATTACAGCATGTGAATTAGCCAATGGACATGTTCCATTTCAAGATATGCCTCGCACTCAG ATGCTTCTGCAAAAGCTGAAAGGTCCCACGTATTGTCCTTGGGACATAAACACCTTTCCCCGTGGGGAATCCAGGATGAAGAATTCCCGATCAGGTGTTGATTCTGGAATTGGTGAGAGCATGACACGTACAATGACCAGTGAAAGACTACAACTTcccttttccaaaacattttcacCTGCTTTCCACAACTTGGTAGAGCTTTGCTTGCAACAGGACCCTGAGAAAAG GCCATCAGCCAGCAGTTTGCTTTCGCATACGTTCTTCAGACAG ataaaagaacaaacacagaatTCACTACTGTCTCTATTACCACCTCCTATTCAAAATAACAGATCAGAGTTCTTGGCACTGCCCTCAACAGCAGTTGGGACTGAACTTGGAAATCTTACTGCAAATCAAGATGATACAGACTGGGAATTCTAA